One region of Cheilinus undulatus linkage group 4, ASM1832078v1, whole genome shotgun sequence genomic DNA includes:
- the tapt1b gene encoding transmembrane anterior posterior transformation protein 1 homolog, giving the protein MADSLSSGLGEEKEKEKEDRERNRNAAKSEKNKGKDGITETLNANDKNGGSMGKKRNLSDLSLVRFITTELTRGYFLEHNEAKYTERRERVYTCLRIPKELEKLMTFGFFLCLDAFLYVFTLLPLRVILALLRLLTLPCCGLSGSRLLQPAQVCDVLKGFIMVLCYSMMSYVDYSMMYHLIRGQSVIKLYIIYNMLEVADRLFSSFGQDILDALYWTATEPKEKKRAHIGVIPHFLMAVLYVFLHAILIMVQATTLNVAFNSHNKSLLTIMMSNNFVEIKGSVFKKFEKNNLFQMSNSDIKERFTNYILLLIVCLRNMEQFSWNPDHLWVLFPDVLMVIASEVAVDVVKHAFITKFNDISADVYGEYRASLAFDLVSSRQKNAYTDYSDSVSRRMGFIPLPLALLLIRVVTSSVKIQGSLSFMCVLLFYLGMITLKVLNSIVLLGRSCMFVKEANMEEKLFDPPPSAVSSRVNSRAHRTKHVHIVPQQDPTVDKGGISLASHISQPANMGDSTAPTIPKSDSDTFLTTPDEEDDDKIINVNTGLEGGGLEHRTPKKDLLEIDRFTICGNRID; this is encoded by the exons ATGGCGGACTCGCTGTCGTCAGGTCtgggagaggagaaagagaaggagaaggaggacagGGAGAGGAACAGAAATGCTGCCAAATCAGAGAAGAACAAGGGGAAAGACGGCATCACGGAGACGTTAAACGCCAACGATAAAAATGGCGGCAGTATGGGCAAGAAACGCAACCTGTCAG ACCTGTCCCTGGTCCGATTTATAACCACTGAACTCACCAGAGGCTACTTCCTGGAACACAATGAGGCCAAATACACAGAGCGTAGAGAGAGGGTCTACACCTGTCTTCGCATCCCCAAGGAGCTCGAGaag TTGATGACATTCGGCTTCTTCCTCTGTCTGGATGCTTTTCTCTATGTGTTCACCCTGCTACCTCTCAGGGTGATTCTGGCCCTTTTACGGCTTCTTACATTACCTTGTTGTGGTCTCAG TGGTTCCCGCCTACTCCAGCCAGCCCAGGTGTGCGATGTGCTGAAAGGCTTCATTATGGTGCTGTGTTACTCTATGATGAGTTACGTGGATTACTCCATGATGTACCACCTGATCAGGGGACAGTCTGTCATCAAACTCTACATCATATACAACATGCTGGAG GTGGCGGACCGCCTCTTCTCATCCTTTGGTCAAGACATCCTGGACGCTCTGTACTGGACGGCCACAGAaccaaaggagaagaagagagcgCACATAGGCGTGATTCCTCATTTCCTCATGGCTGTACTCTACGTCT TCCTCCATGCCATCCTGATCATGGTTCAAGCCACCACTCTTAATGTAGCCTTCAACTCTCACAACAAGTCCCTGCTCACCATCATGATGTCCAACAAT TTTGTGGAGATTAAAGGCAGTGTTTTCAAGAAGTTTGAAAAGAACAATCTCTTCCAGATGTCAAACAGCG ACATTAAAGAGAGGTTCACCAACTACATCCTCCTGCTCATTGTCTGTCTGAGAAACATGGAGCAGTTCTCCTGGAACCCAG ACCACTTGTGGGTGCTGTTTCCTGATGTACTCATGGTCATAGCATCAGAGGTTGCAGTGGACGTCGTAAAGCATGCCTTTATCACCAAATTCAATGACATCAGTGCTGAT GTATATGGGGAATACAGGGCCAGCCTGGCATTTGACCTTGTCAGCAGTCGACAGAAAAAT GCGTACACAGACTACAGCGACTCTGTATCCAGAAGAATGGGCTTCATCCCACTTCCTCTAGCTCTGCTG tTGATCCGAGTAGTGACCAGCTCAGTGAAGATTCAGGGTTCACTCTCCTTTAtgtgtgtgctgctgttttatcttgg GATGATCACTTTGAAGGTGCTCAACAGCATTGTTCTTCTTGGGAGATCATGTATGTTTGTGAAAGAGGCTAACATGGAAGAGAAGCTCTTCGACCCTCCACCCTCTGCTGTCTCCAGCCGTGTGAACTCAAGAGCTCACCGCACCAAACACGTTCACATTGTACCACAGCAAG ACCCCACAGTTGATAAAGGAGGAATATCACTGGCATCACACATTTCTCAGCCTGCCAACATGGGAGATAGCACCGCCCCCACGATCCCCAAAAGTGACTCAGACACATTCCTGACAACGCCAGACGAGGAGGACGATGACAAAATCATCAACGTTAACACAGGACTGGAAGGGGGCGGACTTGAACACAGAACACCCAAGAAAGACTTATTGGAAATAGACCGCTTCACCATCTGTGGCAACCGGATAGACTGA